The following DNA comes from Brassica oleracea var. oleracea cultivar TO1000 chromosome C5, BOL, whole genome shotgun sequence.
TTTTCTGACTTGCTATAAAAAAATATGATTTTGCAGCAAATATCCACTTACAATAAAGATAAAATATTCATATATAACTGGATCATGTATATGCAAGTATATTCATATATTGCCCAATAAATACTTCTTATCCTTGATAATAGCTTGACACTAAGAGTATGTCCCAAAAAAAGCTAGACACTAATACTTTTTTTTTGGAACAAGACACTAATAGTATTGTTCCTGATAATTGAGTAGATATATATATAGTTCAATACTATGTAGCCAAAATTTTGTTTTCTGGTACCTCAACTGAAATAGAAAGTTATAGGGAAATTCAGCCAAGTAAGTGAATCATCTATTAATGCTTTTGTTATGTCATTTTCAGAAGTTCGCTCTTCGATTTCAATAGCTTCTATACAAAAAATATTAATACGAAACGTTTTACTATTGATTAACACGTTGGAAACAGTCATATTTGCATTTCATTTTTTAGTTGAAGATTATCCACCAAACTGCGCTTCGAATTTATTAGTCAAGTAAATCAAGATGTTTTGCGCGCCAGTTTATTTTTTTGAAAGGATTTAAGTTGAACTATGAATCAAAGACCCCATCTTAATATATTAACCATGATTTCATGAGTGGGAAAATAAGTTATTAAACCGGACGTTTCTGAAACTGTGTATAGAATAAGTAAAAAAAAATTACAAGTTCGGTGCATATATACTTTTTGAACTGAATCATATGTTTAGTAACCGATTAGTTTCGAACCATATCATATATTTTAGAGAAATTACCTTAATGCATATATATATTCGAGGGTTTTAATATGCTCTTTTTGAACACATGTGTAAAATTAGTTACCAATCAAAATACAACATGCAAAAGAATTGAACTATAGAAGAAGTATAAATATATATATCTATAATTAGTTGTAACAAACCACTAAATTATATGTTGTAATAAAAAATGTAAAAAGTTATTTTCAGAAAATAAATGTGAAACTTAAACAAAAAATGTAAGCAATTATTCCACATGTAAACTTTGGTCCGGAATCAATCAATTAATAAAAAATATTTGTTGCCAAAAAAAAAAAATATTTAAAATATGGACATAAAAGAATCGAGAAAAGATTTGTGTCTCTCTTCTTCAGTTGACCAACCCATTGGTCTCCGTCTCTCTCTTACATGTTGAGTTATCTTTTTACACACTGTGTAAACACTAGGTCCGGTCCTATTCTCCTATTTCTCTTCCTTTGTGTCTTAAATGAAAAATTTACGATTTCTGATGACCAGTCTCACTACTTATATCTATTTCTCTCTCTCCATAAATGACCCAATGATGTTTATGCAGCTATATATTTGGACAACTGATGCATTTTGATATCCATCTTCTCTCTGTATGGTAGAAAGGAGAAAAAAAAACACAAAACAATAGTAGAAAAAGAATAATTAAGAAAAGGAAAGAAATCCCTTTTTAAAAATCTCTTTTCCAGTTATATCTCTCATCTTCAAAAGAAGCAAGACAAACATCTCTTAATTAGGTTGTTCCTCTTTGCTTCACCATTTCTGCACAACATCCACTATCACCAACATTTTGTAACATCTAGTACAAGGAGGTATCCAAGTCCTCTCTCTTCTCCCTTTTTAATTATTTTGTAATTAACGAGCCAAGAAGTTAAATCCATCCACTCCATCTTAGCTACAGAGTACTAATTAAAATTCTAATTTCTGCTGCCCTAAATCTTTCCAAATCCAGAAACGATATCTCTCCAACCCTAGTTATATATATTTTTCTTTTAAAGCTATGGATCTGATCTCTCAAAATCATAATAATAAGAACCCTAATACAACTCTCTCGACACAACATGCTTCTTCTCCACCTCCATCTAGCCGCTACGAGAACCAGAAACGCCGTGATTGGAACACTTTCTGCCAATACCTTAGAAACCATCGTCCACCGCTCTCTCCACCGTCTTGTAGCGGCGCACATGTTCTCGAGTTTTTGCGTTACCTTGACCAGTTCGGGAAAACCAAAGTCCACCACCAAAACTGCGCCTTCTTTGGCCTCCCAAACCCTCCGGCTCCATGTCCTTGTCCTCTCCGACAAGCGTGGGGCTCACTTGACGCTCTTATCGGTCGTCTCCGTGCCGCCTACGAGGAGAACGGTGGAGCTCCCGATACTAGCCCTTTTGGCTCACGTTCAGTCAGGATTTTCCTCAGGGAGGTTAGAGATTTTCAAGCTAAATCACGTGGCGTTAGCTACGAGAAGAAGAGGAAAAGGGTCAACAACAAACAAATAACTCAGTCGCCTTCGCAGCCGCCTCTACCGCCGCAGCCACTAGAGCAGCAACAGCAAGGCCAATCTATGATGGCTAATTACCACCACGGTGCAACTTGAGGATATCGTACAACTTCGATACATGTACGTACGTATGCTCGTATCTATCTATTTACATGTATCAACCTTTGTATTTGCGAAATGTTATCCCTACTTTACTCCATCCACCGTTGTCTACTGTTTCCTGAACTATTGTTTAGTCCTTTTTTATAACCAATAAATGGAACCAAGTTGGATTGCATTGTATTTGGTCCTATATCGTAAACTTAGGTTATGAGTATATTTAAAGGCCTCTTTGTGAGAAGGATCAGCTTGAGAATGATTTTGATACACAATGGAGACGTTAATTGGTTTTTCGAACAGGAAGGGAGTAAGTGATACCATATGATGACTTTGGTTAGGTCATATATTACAACGATAACTATACTGCACGTTTTGATTTTTATAGTCATATATACTCTTAGAGCATGATTGGGGAGTTCTTTGGATGGGTTGATTAATGGGGAGTTCTTTGGATGAGTTTCTTAGCGAAATATAAAAACTCGTCTTTTAACTTTTAACTTAAAACCCTAAGAACCGGTTAAGCTTTTTTAATTAAAAGTTAAGAGACGGTTTCTTATATTCCGTTTAGAACCCCATCCTACGAACTCTCCATTAATCATGTTCTTAGAGTTTAATTTATACTATACATGAACATACCCATAAGATTCGATTCTTGTCTCTTAAACGTAAAGTTGAATGTACCATTATTTTCCTGATAAAGAAAAACTGCACCGAGCGTTGTAAAAAAGAAGTAGAAAACGGGCTACTTTTCATTTTAATGCTAATATATATATCAAACCTACTAACGGGTCATATTTTACCTTTGTTATATGGTACTCACATATGTGCTCACAGCTCAATCATATTTCTGTTCTTATAAAATCAGAAAAAAATGTTCATTTATACTGCGGTCTAGTATCTATTTACTGACGACTTCGTTAGTTATTGGTACATGTTATCGTACATGACTAACGAGATAATTTATTTAGCTAACGTTCATACACTCATTGGCGTTTGAACCTGTGCTAGAACTTTGATGCGGACATAGAGAACTGGCGAGTTGGTCATGACGTATATAACTTGGTAACAATCTTATACAAAAAAAATATAGAATGAATGTTTCAATTCTTTGCCTTTTCGTGGCGACCATATACATATAAATATATAAATGGTTCCAAACAATTTTACGTATTCAATTGTGCATTTTGTTACCTTTATGTCTAACTTGAAATTCACTAAACATGAGTGTATGAGAGAATGTTGCACACAATATAGGTTTTAAAGGTAACCTAAAGCCGATCTATTATTACAAAAAGACAAAATAAGATCATATTGTCAATTATTGAAGACAGCTAATCTTGTGACACAAAATTCTTATTAGCCGACCTTGGATTTGACATTTAGAATATTTTTAAAAAATGTATTTCTATTATGTATCCTAAATTACCAGTAACTCATTTGTGTTTCTGAAAAAACTATAATAATTGGTGTTACTATACCTTTTTTAAAAAAAATTCGATTTTTCAAACAATATTTTTCCTCGTAAACCTATCTCTTTTTCAGCCAATTCACAAAATTGTTGTTCTATGATTTTTTTGGGTACATGTAACCATTTCGAAAAATTCATTATTTTAAAAAGATTCTTTTGCTAACTGCGTATTTGTGACAAAACTAGCTAGTCTAATATGGTTGAATTGCTCATATACAGCAATATTGCACTAGTGATGAGAATAAACACGGTTCAAATAGTCTTTATTAATCGAGCATCCAAATGAAATGTATAGGGAAATTATAGCTTCTCTGCTCAAGCCTTATCAAATATATAGAAATGGTATTAGTTAAACTGTAATTGTATTTGAATTTCTGAATTTGAACTTGCAAACTGCAATGGCAACAAACTGGGCAATTATTAGACAGGATATATAAATTGAACTAACTACCAAACACGCTGTCTAATGTTTTGTTTCACTCTTAACCAGAACCTGTCCTGACATTATACAGGCTAGAAGCAAAATAAAAAAAATTTGGCCACTTTATTGTTAAAGAAAAAATTAAAATTATAACATGTAACTACTAGGATTCGAACCTAGCTTAAGCGGGAGGAGAATTGTTTCAGGGAAATAAACCACTAGGCTAGCGATACTTTTACTGAATTTGCGGCCGATATTTTGCTTATTTAAATGCGGCCGGAAGCATGGGCTTCATCTGCTTGGCCCAAGGGCCGGCTCTGCTCTTAACAATCAATCTTAGTAAAAAAAAACAATCAATCGAGAACGGCCAAGACCAAAAGGGTAACTTGTTTGCGTCACGTGTGTATCTCTGACACTAGTAAAAGCTTCGTAGAATAGTCAGTTGCGTTGAGCCATCAGAGTTATAAAAAAATCGTATATACTCGTTTCCGCGAGATTGGCTATGGCTATTGAACCACATGGACGAATGAAATTTATGCTTCCGTACGAGGTAGGGTTTGTAGCTGTAAGAAAATAGCATTAAATGAAAATTATTATTTTTGCTTTATTTGGCAAAACCTGTGGATTTTTTTTCAGGGAGGGGCCACGTCTTAATAGTGTTTTAGATCCACTTGCATTTTTTATATTTGAGAGTCTTCCACATTTGTACAGATTCAGTCCGTGTATAATTAAATAAATATAGTACTGTTATAATATAAGCATTGAAAAGATTATCCACTTCTTTACCAAACTCAAGCACTATGATCATCTACTCATTTACCAACTCAAGCACTATGATCATCTACTCATCAACCACTATGATCATCTACTCATCAAGCACTATGATCACCCACTCATTTACCAAATTAAGCACCATCTTTGTTATTTTATGTATTGTTGTTCACTATAAATACCATCACTCATCTCACTTTTTTGTACACCAAAAACAAGAACAAGAGTTTATAATCAAAGAACCATTACATCTTCTTCTTCTTCCTTATAATAAACTCTCTTCCTTATACTAGTGTTATTTGATTCCTACGGGTATTAAATTCTACTCTTATTTAAATTTCTCGATACTATAAATTATAAGTTATTTCATAACACGTTATCAGCACGATCGTTCTGCAATTCGGTAAAATTTATTGTATCATATATACTCTGCTATAATGAAAGATTATCTGCCTCCAATGGCTTACAAAAGGTACTTAAACATAGGTTTAGCAAGTGTAAAACGTGCATAACAAATGACCAAAAAGGCCCTTGATTAATCATAAGTTCGACCAAATAATTGAAGCACAGTGACCTCGGCACGTCGCTCCGGGAGGTCGCTCCCAGCTTGTTGTTCGTGTCTCATCGACACAAACCCGAGCGACCTCGGGGTGTCGTTGTGGTGACCTCGCTCTGGAGCTGGAGCGACTTCGTGTCGTCGCTCTAGGAGATCGCTCTGGGTTTATTTTTGCACTCCAAACGATGAAATGGCGAGCGACCTCGTGAGGTCGCTCTGGTAAGGTCGGTCTGAGAGGTAGGGCACATCGAATTCATGGTGTCGCTCTG
Coding sequences within:
- the LOC106292970 gene encoding protein LIGHT-DEPENDENT SHORT HYPOCOTYLS 2; its protein translation is MDLISQNHNNKNPNTTLSTQHASSPPPSSRYENQKRRDWNTFCQYLRNHRPPLSPPSCSGAHVLEFLRYLDQFGKTKVHHQNCAFFGLPNPPAPCPCPLRQAWGSLDALIGRLRAAYEENGGAPDTSPFGSRSVRIFLREVRDFQAKSRGVSYEKKRKRVNNKQITQSPSQPPLPPQPLEQQQQGQSMMANYHHGAT